The region ACAACAGAGACAAAGCCTACCATAACGGAACTATCTGGCCATGGCTACTGGGACCCTTCATAACTGCAAACCTAAAAGTCAACAATTACTCACCAGAAAGCCGAGCGTTCGCCTCAAAAAACTTTGTTGAACCACTATTCCAAGGTGCAGTTGCCCAATCTGGACTGGGCTCAGTCAATGAAATCTACGACTGCGAATCACCCAACACGCCCAGAGGCTGTATTTCCCAAGCATGGAGCGTGGCTGAGCCATTGCGCGCCTACATTGAGGATGTACTGATGATTCGCCCCAAGTTCGAGAAGCAATTTTTAGACGTTTAATTTCTTTTTGAGTTCTGTTGCGGCGGTTTCTGGGGGCACTGTGTTAATGTACATGCCCGAACTCAACTCGAATCCTGCCCAGGTTGAAAGTTTAGGATAAACCTCCAAGTGCCAATGATAAAAATCCTCCGCGTCTTTGTTGATGGCGAGGTGAAAACCATAATTGTAGGGGGGGTCGTTTACGAGGTCTTTTAGGGCTTTAAGCATGGTTTTTAGGTTTCTTGCAAACGCTACAATCTCTACTGGTGATAGTTCAAGAATGTTGGATGCGTGTTTTTTGGGTAAAATCCAAAACTCAAGCGGAACAATACTTGCATATGGCGCTATCGTAACAAAATCTTTGTCCTGCATGATTAATCGTGGACTGTTGATTTCTTTTTGGATTAAGTCACAAAACACGCATTTGTCGTGCTCTTGATGGTATTTTTTGCTTGCCTCTATCTCCTCTGCGACCAAGGATGGAACAGTAGGAGTTGCGATGATTTGACTGTGAGCATGCGAGAGCGAAGCACCTGCTTCCAGCCCGAAATTACGGAAAATTGACACACCCTTCACATAAGGCTTAGCGCTTAATTCATGGAGCCTGTCAATGTATGCTTGAATTAATAGTTCAAGCTGGGGCAAATCCGCGTCTGCGGGGTCTTCATCATGGTTTGGTGACTCCACAATAACCTCGTGCGCCCCAATCGCGTAGCCAAAACTTTCGTTTTTGAAGATTTCCTGTGTGTCTTGTGCTTGTTTGGGTGGGGCGAATGCGGGGTAAAGGTTGGGGATTGTGCGTATTAGCCAGTTTTTGGGTCGCTTACCCTCCGCTGGGTCTTGGGTTTTGATTATTTTTCCGTCTTGTTTTAGGTAAAGCATTACTGCGGGTGGGGTCATGTGCTCGTTGCCCACACACATGGGACAAACCGATGCTTGGCTGTTTTGTGCTCTTGCTTTGGCAAAATCGGTTGGTCTGCGTGCTCGTTCTGTGGCGATTACTACCCAGCGGTTAAGCAGGTAGTCTTTGCGTAGCTCATTATAAGGCATATGCTTTGCTCCACAAGACAAGGGGACGCTGAACCATATTAGGCTTATTTTCTTATGATGTTATCTTTTGCGGATGATTGTGCACTGCATAACTTTTGGGCAAACAAGGCAATCATCTGGTAACGGTGCACCGGGAGGTCGGTGGTCTAATGAACCGTTTACATGTACGCATTTTGCGGGTGAATCAAAAACTCTTGGGTAATCAACTGCTTTTATGTCAACGATTTTTCCGCCTCTTTCCGTTGTGATGTCAATTTTGGACATGCAGAAGGGGCAGGCAAAGTGTGTTTCGCGTGTGACTCCAACGGTGTCGGTTACAACGGTGGGTTTGTCAAAGGTTTTTTCGCAACCTTCGTAGGGGCAACGTAGATGTCGCTCGTTTGAGCGTAGACTAAACCCTAAACCCATTGGTTTCACTTCATAGTATCGGGCAACTTAAGAGTTAATAAAGCTTGTCGTTGACACGAACAACACAAATACATACCAAAAACCCAGAAAAAACAGCCTGCTCAGCCTCAACAGCAATTATTAAGCACAAACACCCTCAATATCAGGGCTGATTCAAAATGAAAATGGATGCCATAAAAAATTTTGAGGTCGCCGCAGGCAAAACTGTTGAACTGAAAAATTTTGACACCAACTGGGTTCCCAAATGGGCTAAAAGCACAGACAACAAAACAGTAAAACAGCAGGCGCAATCCATTTTGGACGCTAACAGACAAATTTTAAGAGAAAAACAGGAACTGTTTTGGGCAAGCGACACCTACTCAATGCTTGTCATATTTCAAGGTATGGACACCGCTGGCAAAGACAGCACAATCAAACATGTCATGTCAGGCGTTAACCCGCAAGGTTGCCAAATTACCAGTTTCAAAACACCAAGCGAAGAAGAATTAGACCACACTTTTCTTTGGCGAGAAATGAAAGCATCGCCCGAGAGGGGACGCATCGGCATCTTTAACCGCTCCTACTACGAAGAAGTACTTATCGTGAAAATTCACCCTGAAATTTTGCAGAAACAGAAACTGCCGCCCCAAACAAAAAACGGTGATTTCTGGGAAAACCGATACAATGATATCAACTCTTTTGAGCGGCACCTCGTGCGAAACGGCACCATTGTGGTCAAGTTTTTCCTTCATGTTTCAAAAGGGAGACAAAAACAGCGGCTTCTAAAACGCATGGAAAAACCCAACAAAAACTGGAAATTTTCTCCATCAGATGTTTCGGAACGCGAGAAATGGCCTAAGTACATACAAGCCTACGAAGAAGCAATAAGCAAAACTAGCACAAAATGGGCACCATGGTACATCATCCCTGCGGATAAACGGTGGGTTACGCGGGCTTGTGTTTCAGAGATTTTAGCATCAAAAATTGAGTGCCTTAACCTGCAGTACCCCAAGTTGACGGCGGCGCAGATGGATGAGCTTAAGAAAGCTAAACAGCAGCTTGAAAATGAAAAGTGACTGATGGAGCCTCGAGCGGGCTTTGCTCCCGCGGCCTGCTGCTTACGAGGCAGCCGCTCCACTGGGCTGAGCTATCGAGGCACCCAACAAAACATAAAAACCCACATTTTTAAAGGTTCACAAACAAAAACGCCAAACCTATTAAGCGCAAACAACCACAACAAAACAGGAGAAACCCCAAAAGTGCGCAACACCAACAAAACCTCAACTGCTGAAGAGTTGGGCGAGCGAAAAATCATTCAAACAATCAAAAATCACTTAACCTCAATGCCCGGTGAGCCTGTTCCTTTCGGTGATGACGTATCCGCAGTGGATTTTGGCTGTGAATTGGCGGTTCTAAAAACAGATATGCTAGTCAGAGCAACTGATATTCCTGTGGGCATGAATGCTTATCAAACGGGCCGAAAAGCCGTTGTTATGAACGTGAGCGATTTCGCCGCAAAAGGCGCCAAGCCAGTGGCGGTTCTGGTTGCTCTTGGGTTGCCTGCTAAAACATCTCAAGAAGAAATCGTGCAAATCGCAATGGGACTAAATGATGGTGCTCAAGAGTACGGGGCATACGTTGTCGGCGGGGACACCTGCCAAACTGACGACCTCACAATTTCAATTAGCCTTTTTGGGTCTGCAGAGAAAAACAAGTTGATGCTTCGAAGCGGCGCTAAAGCGGAGGATATTTTGGCTGTTACTGGTTTTTTTGGGAACACAACAGCAGGGTTAAAGTTGCTGTCCGAGAAATGCGTGGTTACCGAACGCTTGCACAAGCCACTTTTGGATTCTGTTTTCATGCCAGTGGCGCGTCTTAAGGAAGGCTTTGCTCTTTCAGAGTCAAATGCGATTTCAGCATGCATGGATTCCAGCGACGGCTTAGCCATAAGTCTGCATCAGCTCTCAGAAATGAGCAACGTGGGCTTTAGGATTGAGCATTTACCTGTCTCAGTTGACGCTTCCGAGTTTGCCCAGTTGAACGGTTTGGATGTGGCGGATTTGGCATTGTATGGTGGGGAAGAGTACGAGCTGGTTTTAACGGTTAAGCCTGAAATGTGGATGCAAGCGGAGTCCGCGGTCAAATCCGTTGGTGGTCGTTTGCTGCCGATTGGAAAAGCTACTGCAGACAAACAAATCCTTTTAGACGAGGGCGAGAAGAAAAAAGTTATTGTTTATGGTGGTTGGGAACACTTCAAAAGTGAGCCTTAATGGTCAAGCAAGTAATTGATTATGGTTATGCATGAAGCGGCAAGATAAGGTTGCTTGCCTAAACTGATTTTTTCTCCAAACCTAAGAGCGAAAGATTCAGCCTTTTTTGGCAAGCCCACATGGTCGCCCAAGATAAACACAGAGTTTTCGGGTAGCACTGTTTCTGCGGCGTTTTTGCCGTCTTCTTCAAGTACAAAGAGGTTGTGGGTTTTGGTTTTTTCTTTAATTAGCGCCTCGAAGCTGGTTTTGTCGGTTGTTATTCCGGGGTGGGATTTGCCTGCGATGACTTTTTTTAGAATTTTTTTCCAAGTGTCGACATCGGTTCGCACATCGTAGAGGGTTTCTCCGTTGATTTGGATGTGTAGTGGCGGGTTTGGTGGTCCGTTTAGGATTGCGTGGAAGGTTACGTCTCTGCGTAGCCCGTGAGACAGGAATAGGCTTGAGACTATGCATTCGTGTGCTATGTCTAGGCGTCCTGCATCATGTAGGTTGGCAAAGTCTGGGCTGGTTTTTCCTATTCTTGAGAACAGTACGAACTCTCTTGGCACAGTGCGGTCACAAGCAAAATAGTTGACGCTTAAGCTTTAAAGTGCTTCTATAAATTTTGGAGTAAAAATTTTATTATTTACATGTAACTGAGCGGTTGCTTATTGTTTTAAACATATATTAACTGTAAATTCATAGTTGAAATTAAGAAACGCTTAATTGATGCAAGCGAAATACTAGTTGGCTGAGACGAGCAAACTTGCCGTTTAACTTATTCCGAAAAAAGAAAGAAGACGAAATAGAAGAGCAAGCTCAACCAGAAGTAGTCGAGCAAGCTTCTCCACAACAAGAACCAGAAGAGCCTACACAGGAAACCGAGACAGTGGAAGCTGAAACTGAAACATCCGAGCCTGCCGAGACGCCAAAAGAAGAACCCACAGCTGAACCTGCAGTGGTTGCACCTGAAGCACCTCAGCCAGAACCCGAACCTGCACCATCCGTAGAGCCAGCGCCTAAAGTTGAGGCTGAAGTGACAAGCAAAATGTACCTTAAAGCCATGCCTCTGCGTGAACTAGACGATGTAGAAACCATCAAAAAAGACGTTAAAGATGGCAACATCCTGATTTTACGTGTAACACCTCTTGCAAGCAAAAGCATTGAGGACGTGAAAAAAGCCGTCAATGACCTCTTCGAGTTCACAGAAGCCAATGGAGGAGACATCGCCCGTTTAGGTGAAGAACGTGTGGTTATTTGTCCAAAAAATGTACGGGTTTGGCGTGAAAAAAAGCCAAGTGCTAAAGAGCCGATTTCAAAACAGTCGCTACCTACAGCAGCCTAAATGTTTCTAGGTTTGCTGGGGTAATCGTGTTTATGTTTGCCTTGTTGTTTAGGAAGTGGGCAAAGTTGATGGTTTTTTGTTTTTCTCCGTGGCAGACAAAGATGCGTTCAGGTTTTGGCGTAAGATGCGTTAGGTAATTGACTAGTTGGCGTCTGTCAGAGTGTCCTGAGAATCCATCAACTGTATCTATCTGCATTTTTACTTGGAACGCAGCGATTTTGCCTTCATTGTCCATCATTGTGACTTCGCTGACGCCTTTTTGCACACGTTTACCCATTGTGCCCTCGATTTGGTAGCTTACAAAGAGTATTGTGTTTTTGTCGTCACCCGCCCAGCTTTTGAAGTACTCAATTACTGGTCCACCTTCAAGCATGCCTGAGGTTGCTAGCACAATGCAGGGTTCGCCGTCGATGATGCTTTGGCGTATGCTTGGGTGCTCAACGATGGTGAAGTAGTCGGATTGGAATGGGTTTACTTCTTCGTGTAGGATGCTGTGGCGTACTTCTCTGCCTAGGTATTCGGGGTAAGCGGTGTGTATGGCGGTTGCTTCGCTTATCATGCCTTCGATGAAGACAGGTGCTTCTTTTAGTATGCCTCGTTTCATGTACCCATCTATGATGAGCATGATTTCTTGGGCTCTGCCAACGGCTGGAACAGGAATAAGCACTTTGCCTTTGCGTTCCAAAGTTTGATTCATGATTCTAACCATGGCTTCTTCTGCTTCAGTGCGTGAGGGCATGAAATCGTCTGTGCCACCGTACGTGGATTCGGTGATGACGGTTTCGATGCGTGGGAACTCTGTAGTTGCAGCTTCAAGCAGCATGGTTCTGCCAAACTTGTAGTCACTTGTATAGACTATATTGTGTAAGCCTTCACCAATGTGCAAGTGTACCATGGAGCCGCCCAAAATGTGCCCCGAATTGTGCAGGGTTAAGCGGATGTCAGGTGCAATATCTGTGACAACACCATAACGCAAGGGGATAGTGTGTAGGACGCATTCACGTACGTCTTTTTGGTCAT is a window of Candidatus Bathyarchaeota archaeon DNA encoding:
- a CDS encoding tRNA (pseudouridine(54)-N(1))-methyltransferase TrmY, whose protein sequence is MPREFVLFSRIGKTSPDFANLHDAGRLDIAHECIVSSLFLSHGLRRDVTFHAILNGPPNPPLHIQINGETLYDVRTDVDTWKKILKKVIAGKSHPGITTDKTSFEALIKEKTKTHNLFVLEEDGKNAAETVLPENSVFILGDHVGLPKKAESFALRFGEKISLGKQPYLAASCITIINYLLDH
- a CDS encoding cell division protein SepF, with protein sequence MPFNLFRKKKEDEIEEQAQPEVVEQASPQQEPEEPTQETETVEAETETSEPAETPKEEPTAEPAVVAPEAPQPEPEPAPSVEPAPKVEAEVTSKMYLKAMPLRELDDVETIKKDVKDGNILILRVTPLASKSIEDVKKAVNDLFEFTEANGGDIARLGEERVVICPKNVRVWREKKPSAKEPISKQSLPTAA
- the thiL gene encoding thiamine-phosphate kinase, with product MRNTNKTSTAEELGERKIIQTIKNHLTSMPGEPVPFGDDVSAVDFGCELAVLKTDMLVRATDIPVGMNAYQTGRKAVVMNVSDFAAKGAKPVAVLVALGLPAKTSQEEIVQIAMGLNDGAQEYGAYVVGGDTCQTDDLTISISLFGSAEKNKLMLRSGAKAEDILAVTGFFGNTTAGLKLLSEKCVVTERLHKPLLDSVFMPVARLKEGFALSESNAISACMDSSDGLAISLHQLSEMSNVGFRIEHLPVSVDASEFAQLNGLDVADLALYGGEEYELVLTVKPEMWMQAESAVKSVGGRLLPIGKATADKQILLDEGEKKKVIVYGGWEHFKSEP
- a CDS encoding beta-CASP ribonuclease aCPSF1 — translated: MARTQEKDKDKVEISQYILEHVPRDAEVTRIEYEGPMLSVYTKKPEILVDQGNIVAEIVGVIRKRIVIRPDPSVRLHETEAEKIARELIPAEAEITDINFDPSLGEIIIETKKPGLVIGRNGAVLQEIIKKTKWRPQVLRSPPIKSKIVTHMRHYLHSESKERERILRTVGERIFRPKTYDVGDICMTVLGGAQEVGRSAWLIKTRESSVLLDCGINPGSQRAFESFPRFDSPQFQIDSLDAVVISHAHLDHCGLAPFLYKYGYDGPIYCTAPTSNLMTMLQLDYLDVASKQGVTPYYDQKDVRECVLHTIPLRYGVVTDIAPDIRLTLHNSGHILGGSMVHLHIGEGLHNIVYTSDYKFGRTMLLEAATTEFPRIETVITESTYGGTDDFMPSRTEAEEAMVRIMNQTLERKGKVLIPVPAVGRAQEIMLIIDGYMKRGILKEAPVFIEGMISEATAIHTAYPEYLGREVRHSILHEEVNPFQSDYFTIVEHPSIRQSIIDGEPCIVLATSGMLEGGPVIEYFKSWAGDDKNTILFVSYQIEGTMGKRVQKGVSEVTMMDNEGKIAAFQVKMQIDTVDGFSGHSDRRQLVNYLTHLTPKPERIFVCHGEKQKTINFAHFLNNKANINTITPANLETFRLL
- a CDS encoding polyphosphate kinase 2 family protein, whose amino-acid sequence is MKMDAIKNFEVAAGKTVELKNFDTNWVPKWAKSTDNKTVKQQAQSILDANRQILREKQELFWASDTYSMLVIFQGMDTAGKDSTIKHVMSGVNPQGCQITSFKTPSEEELDHTFLWREMKASPERGRIGIFNRSYYEEVLIVKIHPEILQKQKLPPQTKNGDFWENRYNDINSFERHLVRNGTIVVKFFLHVSKGRQKQRLLKRMEKPNKNWKFSPSDVSEREKWPKYIQAYEEAISKTSTKWAPWYIIPADKRWVTRACVSEILASKIECLNLQYPKLTAAQMDELKKAKQQLENEK
- a CDS encoding DUF4921 family protein; its protein translation is MPYNELRKDYLLNRWVVIATERARRPTDFAKARAQNSQASVCPMCVGNEHMTPPAVMLYLKQDGKIIKTQDPAEGKRPKNWLIRTIPNLYPAFAPPKQAQDTQEIFKNESFGYAIGAHEVIVESPNHDEDPADADLPQLELLIQAYIDRLHELSAKPYVKGVSIFRNFGLEAGASLSHAHSQIIATPTVPSLVAEEIEASKKYHQEHDKCVFCDLIQKEINSPRLIMQDKDFVTIAPYASIVPLEFWILPKKHASNILELSPVEIVAFARNLKTMLKALKDLVNDPPYNYGFHLAINKDAEDFYHWHLEVYPKLSTWAGFELSSGMYINTVPPETAATELKKKLNV